A single Dehalococcoidales bacterium DNA region contains:
- the sucD gene encoding succinate--CoA ligase subunit alpha: MSIIVDQGTRVIVQGITGREGRFHTASMLQYGTNIVAGVTPGKGGEEVEGVPVYDTAAEAVTRHQANTSIMFVPARFARSAILEAVDAGLSTIVAITEGVAHKDAIEGMARAKQRGDTIVIGPNCPGVISPSKKTKVGIMPNHIFKAGRVGIVSRSGSLTYEIAWHTTRAELGQSTCVGIGGDAIIGLDFVGALKMFRDDDETEGVVLIGEIGGNAEETAAAYIAETGYPKPVVAYIAGRMAPPGKRMGHAGAIIMGEMGTARSKIDAFAAASVPVADRPSQIVGLLRV; the protein is encoded by the coding sequence TTGAGTATAATAGTCGACCAGGGCACAAGGGTCATTGTCCAGGGCATCACCGGACGGGAAGGCAGGTTTCACACTGCTTCTATGCTGCAGTACGGAACCAATATTGTAGCCGGAGTTACTCCCGGAAAAGGTGGAGAAGAGGTAGAGGGTGTGCCCGTCTATGATACTGCTGCCGAAGCCGTTACCCGTCACCAGGCAAATACGTCCATCATGTTTGTACCGGCACGCTTTGCCCGAAGTGCCATTCTGGAAGCGGTTGACGCCGGCTTGAGCACGATTGTTGCTATCACGGAAGGTGTTGCCCACAAAGACGCAATCGAAGGTATGGCACGGGCTAAACAACGAGGTGATACCATCGTTATTGGTCCTAACTGCCCCGGGGTGATAAGCCCGTCAAAGAAAACCAAGGTGGGTATCATGCCCAACCACATCTTCAAGGCCGGAAGAGTTGGTATTGTCTCGCGGAGTGGTTCCCTTACCTACGAGATTGCCTGGCATACCACCCGGGCCGAACTGGGCCAGAGTACCTGTGTCGGCATAGGCGGCGATGCAATTATAGGGCTGGACTTCGTCGGTGCCCTTAAGATGTTTCGGGATGACGATGAGACTGAGGGTGTGGTGTTGATTGGGGAGATAGGTGGTAACGCCGAGGAAACCGCAGCCGCCTACATTGCTGAGACCGGCTATCCCAAGCCGGTAGTGGCCTATATTGCCGGCAGGATGGCTCCGCCGGGGAAGCGTATGGGACATGCCGGGGCGATAATCATGGGAGAGATGGGGACGGCCAGGTCCAAGATTGACGCCTTCGCTGCTGCTTCCGTGCCAGTGGCGGACAGACCCAGCCAGATTGTCGGACTGCTCAGGGTGTGA
- the sucC gene encoding ADP-forming succinate--CoA ligase subunit beta, with protein sequence MKLLEFEAKTILKEYGIPVPRGRDAGTPDEVELAAREIGGPVVLKAQIPVSGRGKAGGILFADDPAGARKMASGLLGSTIKESLVNTLLVEEALKVDKEYYLSVTIDRVAKSYVVLASIEGGVDIEQVALASPEKVSRYWTDPLSGLDKKQAREILARFDLSDDTAVELASMLTILFSAVMDKDAELVELNPLVRTTAGTFVAVDARMIIDDNALFRHEEFADRSLSREDETPLELEARKQNLAYVDLPGSTGVIGNGAGLVMATVDLVHHFGGSPANFLDIGGGGSVDINRRGLLLVLSKPEVKGVVVNIFGGITRCDFVAQAVIEAIEESGTGKPIAVSMMGTNEAEGKRMLDEAGVMNFPNMEEAVQGLLRVQGGH encoded by the coding sequence ATGAAGCTTCTGGAATTTGAAGCCAAGACAATACTAAAGGAATACGGGATACCGGTACCTCGGGGAAGAGACGCCGGTACTCCCGATGAAGTGGAGCTGGCTGCCCGTGAGATTGGCGGACCGGTCGTACTGAAGGCGCAGATACCGGTATCGGGCAGGGGTAAGGCTGGCGGTATACTCTTCGCCGATGACCCTGCCGGAGCCAGAAAGATGGCTTCCGGACTGCTTGGCAGTACCATAAAGGAAAGCCTGGTAAACACGCTGCTGGTCGAGGAAGCACTGAAAGTCGATAAGGAATACTACCTGTCTGTGACTATTGACCGCGTGGCGAAGAGCTACGTGGTCCTGGCATCCATCGAGGGTGGAGTGGACATCGAACAGGTTGCCCTGGCGTCCCCGGAGAAGGTCTCAAGGTACTGGACAGACCCGCTCTCCGGTCTTGATAAGAAGCAGGCAAGGGAGATACTGGCACGGTTCGACCTGAGCGATGACACTGCGGTAGAACTCGCCTCCATGCTCACAATACTGTTCTCGGCGGTTATGGACAAGGATGCCGAGCTTGTGGAGCTGAACCCCCTGGTCAGGACAACTGCCGGGACATTTGTGGCTGTCGATGCCCGCATGATAATCGATGATAACGCCCTTTTCCGGCACGAAGAATTCGCCGACCGGAGCCTCTCCAGGGAGGATGAGACACCCCTGGAGCTCGAGGCAAGAAAGCAAAACCTTGCGTATGTAGACCTGCCGGGGAGTACCGGCGTTATCGGCAACGGTGCCGGCCTGGTGATGGCTACCGTAGACCTGGTGCACCACTTCGGTGGTAGCCCTGCCAACTTCCTTGATATCGGCGGGGGTGGTAGTGTTGACATAAACAGACGGGGTCTGCTGTTGGTACTTTCCAAGCCCGAAGTAAAGGGGGTAGTGGTCAATATCTTTGGCGGGATTACCAGATGTGACTTTGTTGCTCAGGCTGTCATTGAAGCAATAGAAGAATCCGGGACAGGCAAGCCGATTGCGGTGAGCATGATGGGTACCAACGAAGCTGAAGGAAAGCGGATGCTGGATGAAGCGGGAGTGATGAACTTTCCGAATATGGAGGAGGCAGTACAGGGGCTCCTGAGAGTGCAGGGCGGACATTGA